A stretch of the Coprobacillus cateniformis genome encodes the following:
- a CDS encoding ABC transporter ATP-binding protein, whose protein sequence is MDNEIVLSFENVCYHYKDGSSQVNILKNASYQFEKGKIYAIVGASGSGKTTSLVLAGGLDRPKAGHILYKGIDIEKIGLTKYRKNNVSIVFQSYNLITYMNAVQNVINAMEISGIIVPNKKEYALNILKELGLSEDESQRDIRKLSGGQQQRIAIARAMAKDVDLILCDEPTGNLDEETSRGIIQTFMNLAHQKNKCVIVVTHSKDFAACLDIQLKIHQGQLEKI, encoded by the coding sequence ATGGATAATGAAATAGTATTATCATTTGAAAATGTTTGTTATCACTATAAAGATGGCTCAAGCCAAGTTAACATTTTAAAAAATGCTTCATATCAATTTGAAAAAGGAAAGATATACGCTATTGTTGGGGCATCTGGTAGTGGGAAGACAACTTCACTTGTTTTAGCAGGTGGTTTAGATAGACCTAAGGCTGGTCATATCTTATATAAAGGTATAGATATTGAAAAAATAGGACTTACAAAATATCGAAAAAATAATGTTTCTATTGTTTTTCAGTCATACAATTTGATTACTTATATGAATGCAGTTCAAAATGTTATAAATGCTATGGAAATATCAGGTATAATAGTTCCTAACAAAAAAGAATATGCTTTAAATATTTTGAAGGAACTTGGTTTGAGCGAAGATGAAAGTCAACGTGATATTCGTAAATTATCGGGTGGGCAACAACAAAGAATTGCTATTGCACGTGCTATGGCTAAGGATGTTGATTTGATTCTATGTGATGAACCAACTGGGAATTTAGATGAGGAAACATCACGGGGCATTATACAAACATTTATGAATTTAGCTCACCAAAAAAATAAATGTGTTATTGTTGTTACACATTCAAAAGATTTTGCAGCCTGCTTAGATATTCAATTAAAAATTCATCAAGGACAGCTAGAAAAAATTTAA
- a CDS encoding ABC transporter permease, which produces MVKNALLSIKKNIGKTILLFVLMCVIANLVISGLAIKSATSKSMDQVRTSLGSDVTLSYNMQNMMKNRDKGAAMDEAISSITIAMADQLKSLQYVKSYNYTVSVGVTSEDVEPVEMTKTETSISSNTNQQRPSGNNQTNQVSQPRMMDENDFTVVGNTTMINLSDFVDQNYILKSGRLLNEDDSSTTNCVIESNLATDNDLKVGDSFIVTATNSDNEDIDVKLTIVGIYEIKTTSQLGGMMSNRQNPINQIYTGLLTAQKLNNSTTEMTSATYYLDDPKHIDAFKELAQTSSDIDFETYTLDANDQIYQRSISSLENMEQFATIFLWVVVGAGSAILCLILILTMRGRFYEFGVFLSLGQSKIKIMLQQLLEVLMIATVAFGLSLGTGKMVSNVVSSMLESSQSENNHMIMEIPGDNSNGDDQGENNNKNSGKLDFFGTAMTSSANTELDVSLTASTVIQLAEITGLICLISVVLPSIYILRMSPREILVKKEG; this is translated from the coding sequence ATGGTAAAAAATGCATTGTTAAGCATTAAAAAGAATATTGGTAAAACAATATTATTATTTGTTTTAATGTGTGTAATTGCTAATCTTGTTATTTCAGGATTAGCAATTAAAAGTGCAACATCTAAATCTATGGATCAAGTGAGGACTTCTTTAGGCAGTGATGTGACTCTTTCTTATAATATGCAAAATATGATGAAGAATCGAGATAAAGGTGCAGCTATGGATGAGGCAATAAGTAGTATTACTATTGCCATGGCTGACCAATTAAAATCACTTCAGTATGTAAAGAGTTATAATTATACAGTGAGTGTTGGCGTGACAAGTGAGGATGTCGAACCAGTTGAGATGACGAAGACAGAAACATCGATATCTTCTAATACCAATCAGCAGAGGCCTAGTGGAAATAATCAAACTAATCAAGTGAGTCAACCTCGAATGATGGATGAAAATGATTTCACTGTTGTAGGGAATACAACGATGATAAATTTGTCTGATTTTGTTGATCAAAATTATATTTTAAAAAGTGGACGTCTTTTGAATGAGGATGATTCATCAACAACAAACTGTGTTATTGAATCTAATCTTGCAACAGATAACGATCTAAAGGTTGGTGATTCATTTATAGTGACAGCAACCAATAGTGATAATGAAGATATTGATGTTAAATTAACTATTGTAGGTATTTATGAGATTAAGACAACAAGTCAGTTAGGTGGAATGATGAGTAATCGTCAAAATCCTATCAATCAAATTTACACAGGTTTATTGACTGCTCAAAAATTAAATAATAGTACTACAGAAATGACCAGTGCGACTTATTATTTAGATGATCCTAAGCATATAGATGCCTTCAAAGAATTAGCTCAAACATCATCAGATATAGATTTTGAAACATATACATTGGATGCTAATGACCAAATTTATCAAAGAAGTATATCTTCATTAGAAAACATGGAACAGTTCGCTACAATATTTCTGTGGGTTGTTGTAGGTGCTGGAAGTGCAATTCTCTGTTTAATTTTAATATTAACTATGCGAGGACGTTTTTATGAATTTGGAGTCTTCCTGTCATTAGGGCAATCTAAAATAAAAATTATGCTACAACAATTATTAGAGGTCTTAATGATTGCAACAGTGGCTTTTGGATTGTCTTTAGGAACAGGAAAGATGGTTTCTAATGTGGTGAGTTCAATGTTGGAATCTAGTCAAAGTGAAAATAATCATATGATTATGGAAATACCAGGTGATAATTCTAATGGTGATGATCAAGGAGAAAATAATAACAAGAACTCAGGTAAACTGGATTTCTTTGGAACTGCTATGACATCATCAGCAAATACTGAGTTGGATGTCTCATTAACAGCATCAACAGTTATTCAACTTGCTGAAATTACAGGATTAATATGTTTAATATCTGTTGTCTTACCATCAATTTATATTCTAAGAATGTCACCAAGAGAAATATTAGTGAAGAAGGAGGGATAA
- a CDS encoding Dabb family protein: protein MIKHIVCFKLKDNSLENCQKTYDILMSMKGKVEMLKDIQVGIDFLHSERSYDIILETLLADENALDAYQNDPYHCDVVKKHMHAVRESSIAIDYYIEEKQS from the coding sequence ATGATTAAACATATTGTTTGTTTTAAATTAAAGGATAACAGTTTAGAAAACTGTCAAAAAACATATGATATCTTAATGTCAATGAAAGGAAAAGTTGAGATGTTAAAGGATATCCAAGTTGGTATTGATTTCTTACATAGCGAAAGGTCCTACGATATTATATTAGAAACACTTTTAGCAGATGAAAACGCATTAGATGCATACCAAAATGATCCTTATCATTGTGATGTTGTCAAAAAACATATGCATGCTGTGAGAGAATCAAGCATAGCAATTGATTATTATATAGAAGAAAAGCAGAGTTAA
- a CDS encoding flavodoxin domain-containing protein: MKIIVVYKSKTGFSEQYAKWIQTALNCDIIPLNQLKTLEGYDLVIYGAGLMAGKMNGLKDFKPYIQGQKTIIYATGAISKDATEIVDKIKNDNLSQFGKDVPFYYFEAGLDYDKLGFFSKKMLKMMYNSLKKKTDKTAEEIGMMEAIAHSHNYAKESDILPLIETVKQS; the protein is encoded by the coding sequence ATGAAAATAATTGTTGTTTATAAGAGTAAAACTGGTTTTTCTGAGCAATATGCCAAATGGATTCAAACCGCTTTAAACTGTGATATTATTCCCTTAAATCAATTGAAAACATTAGAAGGATATGATTTGGTTATTTATGGTGCAGGACTAATGGCTGGTAAAATGAATGGTTTAAAAGACTTTAAACCATATATTCAAGGTCAGAAAACAATTATTTATGCAACGGGAGCTATTTCAAAGGATGCAACAGAGATTGTTGACAAAATAAAGAATGATAATCTTTCCCAATTTGGAAAAGATGTCCCATTCTATTATTTTGAAGCTGGATTAGACTATGATAAATTAGGATTTTTCTCAAAGAAGATGTTAAAAATGATGTATAATTCATTGAAGAAAAAAACTGATAAAACAGCAGAAGAGATAGGCATGATGGAGGCTATAGCACATTCACATAATTATGCTAAGGAAAGTGATATTTTGCCACTTATAGAAACAGTAAAGCAGAGTTAA
- a CDS encoding MarR family winged helix-turn-helix transcriptional regulator, with translation MDRNQLLEGMDNERILFGLFFVFGNRLQAAGDSFYDEITCKQFFLLICLSLFQDEEPTVNQLAEVMGSSHQNVKQIINKLEEKGFLITVSDQTDKRKMRIKQTNKMNDLKVKYEKQEMAFMKHLYSGLTPQQIADTVQVIKMMENNLIKIKENKE, from the coding sequence ATGGATAGAAATCAATTATTAGAAGGGATGGATAATGAGCGTATTTTGTTTGGTTTGTTTTTTGTGTTTGGAAACAGATTACAAGCAGCAGGTGATTCCTTTTATGATGAAATTACGTGTAAACAATTTTTCTTATTAATTTGTTTAAGTCTTTTCCAAGATGAAGAACCTACTGTTAATCAATTAGCAGAAGTGATGGGAAGTTCACATCAAAATGTTAAACAAATTATTAACAAACTGGAAGAAAAAGGGTTTCTTATAACTGTAAGTGATCAAACAGATAAGCGTAAAATGAGAATTAAACAAACCAATAAGATGAATGATTTGAAAGTTAAATATGAAAAGCAGGAAATGGCTTTTATGAAGCACTTATATAGTGGATTAACACCACAACAAATTGCTGATACAGTACAAGTTATAAAAATGATGGAAAATAATTTGATAAAAATTAAGGAGAATAAAGAATGA
- a CDS encoding FMN-binding protein — protein MKKILLIILGVIVIVGCIIFWMFQKQTEDVQNLEYANIVMNDVVDGTYEGHIETMLIKVKVNVTVENHSLKNIEILQHDNGFGEPAEEIVKTMIQKNNYQVDVKSGATYSSEIIKSAVSQALQKGVHKNG, from the coding sequence ATGAAAAAAATATTATTAATTATCTTAGGAGTTATCGTTATTGTGGGTTGCATTATCTTTTGGATGTTTCAAAAGCAGACAGAAGATGTGCAAAATTTGGAATATGCTAATATTGTTATGAATGATGTTGTAGATGGAACATATGAAGGTCATATTGAAACAATGTTAATCAAAGTGAAAGTGAATGTAACTGTTGAAAATCATTCTCTGAAGAATATAGAAATCCTACAGCATGATAATGGTTTTGGAGAACCTGCTGAAGAGATTGTCAAAACAATGATACAGAAAAATAACTATCAAGTTGATGTAAAAAGTGGAGCAACATATTCAAGTGAAATTATTAAAAGTGCTGTAAGTCAGGCTTTACAAAAAGGAGTGCATAAAAATGGATAG
- a CDS encoding HdeD family acid-resistance protein encodes MKNKFYFFLIFLLGLLFVFIGILAFSFSSYFMYMIVVFLGLFILVDALFCLVRLFQGNKHDLIQTFMRIGFGLGFLLFPQLPLSLVVVLFALYICMTGFSYLITYCYYRKERVNGRLVFLIASVVLLVVGITFILSPGIHAIEMTYIFAVYTIYLGMKYIGRAIRELLSEDRKNTLKRRIRVSMPNFIAALLPRLFIEYINEQLEVKDESIQYKGKSDLEVLIHVSKEGFGAIGHVDICYQGEVIAYGAYDEASTQLFGAIGDGVLFTVEKETYITFCCQDDSTSHIFGYSLYLDEIQKQRIEETISTFKDNLVSWNPPCQLNKDVDDYASRLYKATQASFYKFKKGRFKYYFVMTNNCVLLADHIIGKSGIDIVNMNGIITPGTYFSYFEEEAKKENSRVLLKTLYR; translated from the coding sequence ATGAAAAATAAATTCTATTTTTTTCTTATATTTTTATTAGGTTTACTATTTGTTTTTATTGGTATACTTGCTTTTTCTTTTTCATCATACTTTATGTATATGATTGTTGTATTTTTAGGATTATTTATTCTTGTGGATGCACTCTTTTGTTTAGTGAGATTATTTCAGGGAAATAAACACGATCTTATACAAACGTTTATGAGAATTGGATTTGGTTTAGGTTTTCTTTTGTTTCCGCAGTTACCATTATCCCTAGTTGTTGTATTATTTGCATTATATATTTGTATGACAGGCTTTTCTTATTTGATTACTTATTGTTATTATAGGAAAGAGAGGGTAAATGGTCGATTGGTTTTTTTAATCGCATCAGTGGTACTCTTAGTGGTAGGTATAACATTTATCTTATCACCAGGTATACATGCCATTGAGATGACTTATATTTTTGCAGTCTATACCATTTATTTAGGAATGAAGTATATTGGTAGGGCAATTCGTGAACTTTTATCAGAAGATCGTAAGAATACATTAAAGAGGCGTATAAGAGTATCTATGCCTAACTTTATTGCTGCTTTGTTACCAAGGTTATTTATTGAATATATTAATGAACAATTAGAGGTGAAAGATGAATCAATTCAATATAAAGGGAAATCTGATTTAGAGGTTTTGATTCATGTTAGTAAAGAGGGTTTTGGAGCAATTGGTCATGTTGATATCTGCTATCAAGGTGAAGTTATTGCTTATGGGGCTTATGATGAAGCTTCTACTCAATTATTTGGTGCTATTGGTGATGGTGTTCTCTTTACAGTTGAGAAAGAAACTTATATCACATTTTGTTGTCAGGATGATTCAACGAGCCATATTTTTGGCTATTCATTATATTTAGATGAAATTCAAAAACAGCGTATAGAAGAAACAATTTCTACATTCAAAGATAATTTAGTATCGTGGAATCCTCCTTGCCAATTGAATAAAGATGTAGATGATTATGCCAGTCGTTTATATAAAGCAACACAAGCTTCATTTTATAAATTTAAAAAAGGGCGTTTTAAATATTATTTTGTAATGACAAATAATTGTGTTTTACTAGCGGACCATATAATTGGGAAATCTGGTATAGATATTGTGAATATGAATGGTATTATAACTCCTGGAACTTATTTTAGTTATTTTGAAGAAGAGGCTAAAAAGGAGAATTCAAGAGTTTTGCTAAAAACATTATATAGATAA
- a CDS encoding NusG domain II-containing protein, with protein sequence MKKKDIILIIGLLVVIGIGYFIFEMMQGEKDVIEIYYHNEVIEKIDISIDKTYTFDGDYGKFSLEVKDKKYHAVNVECPNHDCEKVGWVSEGSSRSIVCIPNDIYVIQAGTEEQFE encoded by the coding sequence ATGAAAAAGAAAGATATTATATTGATTATAGGATTGTTGGTTGTTATTGGAATTGGATATTTTATATTTGAAATGATGCAGGGAGAAAAAGATGTTATTGAAATCTATTATCATAATGAAGTTATAGAGAAAATTGATATTTCGATTGATAAAACTTATACATTTGATGGGGATTATGGAAAATTTTCTTTAGAAGTCAAAGATAAGAAATATCATGCAGTCAATGTTGAGTGTCCGAATCATGATTGTGAAAAGGTTGGTTGGGTAAGTGAAGGAAGTTCACGTTCTATTGTGTGTATACCAAATGATATTTATGTCATTCAGGCAGGAACAGAAGAACAATTTGAATGA
- a CDS encoding VanZ family protein: MYILSIELKLTLMQKVILIMIQTTSIVGYVYFDSNYQNQEKRKKSFLQMHWVLFILYCLNLFYILFLDPDFGRKVMKATLSFEDYFQYNVNLDPFETIHLFIRGYQKGVVTLEALLGNLLGNMLVFMPMAYFLPVLFPKLRKIRWFILTIIMMVLSVEILQVYLRIGSGDIDDFLLNVAGATLMYFLLKCFPLSHIYCLVGKE, from the coding sequence ATGTATATATTATCAATTGAATTAAAATTGACATTAATGCAAAAAGTAATATTAATTATGATTCAAACAACATCTATTGTTGGATATGTTTATTTTGATTCAAATTATCAAAATCAAGAAAAGAGGAAAAAAAGTTTTTTACAGATGCATTGGGTTTTATTTATTCTTTATTGTCTCAATTTGTTTTATATTTTGTTTCTAGATCCAGACTTTGGAAGAAAAGTTATGAAAGCAACATTAAGTTTTGAAGATTATTTTCAATATAATGTAAATTTAGACCCTTTTGAGACAATTCATCTCTTTATTAGAGGTTATCAAAAAGGTGTTGTAACTTTAGAAGCATTGTTAGGAAACCTATTAGGAAATATGCTTGTTTTTATGCCAATGGCTTATTTTTTACCTGTTTTATTTCCTAAACTAAGGAAAATAAGATGGTTTATCTTAACTATTATTATGATGGTTTTGAGTGTAGAGATTTTACAAGTTTATTTAAGAATTGGAAGTGGAGATATTGATGATTTCTTACTCAATGTTGCTGGAGCAACATTAATGTATTTTTTATTAAAGTGTTTTCCACTTTCTCATATATATTGTTTAGTTGGAAAGGAATAG
- a CDS encoding PTS sugar transporter subunit IIB yields MLKIMLACSAGMSTSLLVTRMQKSADERGIECKIWAVSETALTTEYGNEPCDVLLIGPQVRFRLNAIKEQTKGEVPVEVIDMRTYGMMDGAKVLDQALKMYEDWKNK; encoded by the coding sequence ATGTTAAAAATCATGTTAGCATGTAGTGCAGGTATGTCAACTAGTTTACTTGTAACTCGTATGCAAAAATCTGCTGATGAAAGAGGTATTGAATGTAAAATTTGGGCTGTTAGTGAAACAGCACTAACAACTGAATATGGAAATGAACCATGTGATGTTTTATTAATTGGTCCTCAAGTTAGATTCCGTTTGAATGCTATTAAAGAACAAACAAAAGGTGAAGTTCCTGTTGAAGTTATTGATATGCGTACTTATGGTATGATGGACGGTGCTAAAGTTTTAGACCAAGCTTTAAAAATGTATGAAGATTGGAAAAATAAATAA
- a CDS encoding DUF5684 domain-containing protein, whose translation MQDVYQIMMTGGLLISIVSLIAWWSIFKKAGYKGWYAIIPLFNVYIFCKLTLGSGWLVLTMLIPIFNIFILIYILFRLSVVFQHGLLFTLGLIFFYPIFILILAFGNSKYHGSAACYF comes from the coding sequence ATGCAAGATGTTTATCAAATCATGATGACAGGTGGTTTATTAATTTCAATTGTATCTTTGATTGCATGGTGGTCTATTTTTAAAAAAGCAGGATATAAAGGTTGGTATGCAATTATTCCACTCTTCAATGTTTATATCTTTTGCAAATTAACACTGGGAAGTGGCTGGCTAGTTTTGACAATGCTTATTCCGATATTTAATATCTTTATTTTGATTTATATTCTTTTTAGACTATCAGTTGTTTTTCAACATGGATTATTATTTACATTAGGGTTGATATTTTTTTATCCTATTTTTATACTTATTCTTGCTTTTGGAAATTCAAAATACCATGGCTCAGCTGCTTGTTATTTTTAA
- the adhE gene encoding bifunctional acetaldehyde-CoA/alcohol dehydrogenase, translating to MAEKKAVKKVEEPTNEQIDQHVDELVQKALVALDKFESFDQDAVDYIVAKCSVAGLDQHGVLAEAAVKETGRGVFEDKAVKNLFACEYVTSNLRHLKTVGIINEDPLTGVTEIAEPVGVICGIVPTTNPTSTVIFKSLISLKTRNPIIFSFHPSAYECSVQAAKVVRDAAIAAGAPEDCIQWLGLRSMYATTALMNHPGVATILATGGNAMVKAAYSCGKPALGVGAGNVPAYVEKSCVLKRAVNDIVLSKSFDNGMICASEQAAIVDQEIYKEFKEEITRFKVHFVNADEKAKLEAFMFGCTSYTDKVNEAKLNPNVVGKDATWIAEQAGFKVPEDTQIICAECKEVGPNEPLTREKLSPVLAVLKATSTEDGIAKSAAMVEFNGLGHSAAIHTQNHDISVEFGLKCKAIRVIENAPSTFGGIGSVYNAFIPSLTLGCGSYGHNSVSNNVSAVNLLNIKRIGRRNNNMQWVKLPPKIYFERNSIRYLRDMKVMEKAMIVTDRGMYNLGYVDKIEDVIKRRRNKVDMELYFDVEPDPSIDTVNEGVEIMRKFQPDVIIALGGGSSMDAAKVMWLMYEHPEVNFDDIKQKFMDIRKRAFKFPELGKKARLICIPTTSGTGSEVTPFAVITDKQANKKYPLTDYSLTPTVAIIDPEFVMSLPASIAADTGIDVLTHAVEAYVSILASDFTDGWAKQAVKLVFDYLELSVKEGNNHPEAREKMHNAATIAGMAFANAFLGMNHSLAHKIGGEWHVPHGRTNGILLPHVIRYNGTIPTKLNIWPKIENYKADIKYMELAQLIGLKPKTPAEGVAMFADACEELCAKVGVACNIKSQGIDKAAWEESVHRMAMNAYEDQCTPANPRMPMVHDMEAILRMIYDYESKFATETPKK from the coding sequence ATGGCAGAAAAAAAAGCTGTAAAAAAAGTTGAAGAACCAACTAATGAACAAATTGATCAACATGTTGATGAGTTAGTTCAAAAAGCATTAGTGGCTCTTGATAAGTTTGAATCTTTTGATCAAGATGCTGTTGACTACATCGTTGCAAAATGTTCTGTTGCTGGGTTAGACCAACATGGTGTATTAGCAGAAGCTGCAGTCAAAGAAACAGGTAGAGGTGTTTTTGAAGACAAAGCTGTAAAAAATTTATTCGCTTGCGAATATGTAACAAGTAATCTTCGTCATTTAAAAACTGTAGGAATTATCAATGAAGATCCTTTAACTGGTGTAACAGAAATCGCTGAACCAGTTGGTGTTATCTGTGGTATTGTACCAACAACAAACCCAACTTCTACAGTTATCTTCAAATCATTAATTTCTTTAAAAACAAGAAATCCAATTATCTTCTCATTCCATCCATCAGCATATGAATGTTCAGTTCAAGCTGCAAAAGTTGTAAGAGATGCTGCAATTGCTGCAGGTGCTCCTGAAGACTGTATTCAATGGTTAGGATTACGTTCTATGTACGCAACAACTGCATTGATGAATCATCCTGGAGTAGCAACTATCTTAGCTACTGGTGGTAATGCAATGGTAAAAGCTGCTTACTCTTGTGGTAAACCTGCTTTAGGTGTAGGTGCTGGTAACGTTCCTGCATATGTTGAAAAATCTTGTGTATTAAAAAGAGCTGTTAACGATATTGTCTTATCAAAATCATTTGATAATGGTATGATCTGTGCTTCTGAACAAGCTGCAATCGTTGACCAAGAAATTTACAAGGAATTTAAAGAAGAAATTACACGTTTCAAAGTTCACTTTGTAAACGCTGATGAAAAAGCAAAACTTGAAGCCTTTATGTTTGGATGTACTTCTTACACTGATAAAGTGAATGAAGCAAAATTAAATCCTAACGTTGTAGGTAAAGATGCAACTTGGATTGCTGAACAAGCTGGATTCAAAGTACCAGAAGATACTCAAATCATCTGTGCTGAATGTAAAGAAGTTGGTCCTAATGAACCATTAACAAGAGAAAAATTATCTCCAGTATTAGCAGTTTTAAAAGCAACTTCTACTGAAGATGGTATTGCAAAATCAGCAGCAATGGTTGAATTCAATGGTTTAGGGCACTCAGCTGCAATTCATACTCAAAATCATGATATTTCAGTTGAATTTGGTTTAAAATGTAAAGCAATTCGTGTTATTGAAAATGCACCATCTACATTTGGTGGTATTGGGTCTGTTTATAATGCATTTATTCCATCATTAACTTTAGGATGTGGTTCTTATGGACACAACTCAGTTTCTAATAACGTAAGTGCTGTAAACTTATTAAATATTAAGAGAATAGGGAGACGTAACAACAATATGCAATGGGTTAAACTTCCTCCAAAAATCTATTTTGAAAGAAATTCAATTAGATATTTAAGAGACATGAAAGTCATGGAAAAAGCTATGATTGTAACAGATAGAGGTATGTACAATCTTGGTTATGTAGATAAGATTGAAGATGTTATTAAAAGAAGACGTAACAAAGTTGATATGGAATTATACTTTGATGTAGAACCAGATCCAAGTATTGATACAGTTAATGAAGGTGTTGAAATCATGAGAAAATTCCAACCAGATGTTATTATTGCATTAGGTGGAGGATCTTCAATGGATGCTGCAAAGGTTATGTGGTTAATGTATGAACATCCAGAAGTGAACTTTGATGATATCAAACAAAAATTCATGGATATAAGAAAACGTGCATTTAAATTCCCTGAATTAGGTAAGAAAGCAAGATTGATTTGTATTCCAACAACATCAGGAACTGGATCTGAAGTGACTCCATTTGCAGTTATCACTGATAAACAAGCAAATAAAAAATATCCATTAACTGACTATTCATTAACTCCAACAGTTGCAATTATTGATCCAGAATTCGTAATGAGTTTACCTGCATCAATTGCTGCTGATACTGGAATTGACGTATTAACTCATGCAGTAGAAGCTTATGTTTCTATCTTAGCATCTGATTTCACTGATGGATGGGCAAAACAAGCTGTTAAATTAGTATTTGATTACTTAGAATTATCAGTAAAAGAAGGAAATAATCATCCAGAAGCAAGAGAAAAAATGCATAATGCAGCAACAATCGCTGGTATGGCATTCGCTAATGCATTCTTAGGTATGAACCACTCATTAGCTCATAAGATTGGTGGAGAATGGCATGTTCCTCATGGTCGTACTAATGGTATCTTATTACCACATGTGATTAGATATAATGGAACTATCCCAACAAAATTAAATATCTGGCCAAAGATTGAAAACTATAAAGCAGATATAAAATACATGGAATTAGCACAATTAATTGGATTAAAACCAAAAACTCCTGCTGAAGGTGTTGCTATGTTTGCTGATGCATGTGAAGAATTATGTGCAAAAGTTGGTGTTGCTTGCAACATTAAATCTCAAGGTATCGATAAAGCTGCTTGGGAAGAATCAGTTCATAGAATGGCTATGAATGCTTATGAAGATCAATGTACTCCAGCAAATCCAAGAATGCCAATGGTACATGATATGGAAGCCATCTTAAGAATGATCTATGATTATGAATCTAAGTTTGCTACTGAAACTCCAAAGAAATAA
- a CDS encoding calcium/sodium antiporter: protein MLLNIILLVVGFILLIKGADVFVEGASKVAAMLHIPQIVIGLTIVAFGTSAPEAAVSIASAYKGTAGIAIGNIIGSNIANVLLILGISGMIGVLAVKKSTFFIETPFVIVITIALLFLGYPDGSITKVDGGILWMFFLLFLFYLYRLTKRGDDSAIDDVPELDDNDRMWKLIVLIVLGIICVVIGSQVTVDAASSIAQSFGVSDRIIGLTIVSIGTSLPELVTSVSASLKGKNDIAIGNIIGSNIFNILFVLGTASLVAPHGIPFASNFLLDGLIAIVAIVMFMIFIGKDMKLKKYGAFIMLISYVCYLVYIL from the coding sequence ATGTTATTAAATATTATTTTATTGGTGGTTGGATTTATATTATTGATTAAAGGTGCTGATGTTTTTGTGGAAGGGGCATCCAAGGTTGCTGCTATGTTACATATTCCTCAAATAGTTATTGGGCTAACAATTGTGGCTTTTGGGACAAGTGCTCCAGAGGCAGCAGTCAGTATAGCATCGGCTTATAAAGGCACAGCTGGTATTGCGATTGGAAATATTATTGGAAGTAACATTGCAAATGTTTTATTAATCCTTGGTATTTCTGGCATGATTGGTGTCTTGGCAGTCAAAAAATCAACATTCTTTATTGAAACACCATTTGTCATTGTTATTACAATTGCTCTATTGTTCTTAGGATATCCGGATGGTAGTATTACAAAGGTGGATGGAGGTATCCTATGGATGTTCTTCCTATTGTTCTTATTTTATTTATATCGCCTCACAAAACGTGGTGATGATAGTGCTATAGATGATGTGCCAGAATTAGATGATAATGATCGTATGTGGAAACTGATTGTTTTGATTGTATTAGGTATTATTTGTGTTGTCATCGGGAGTCAGGTTACAGTTGATGCAGCGAGTTCAATAGCCCAATCATTTGGTGTCAGTGATCGCATTATTGGATTAACAATTGTCTCTATTGGAACTTCTTTACCAGAATTAGTAACATCTGTAAGTGCTTCTTTGAAAGGAAAAAATGATATTGCAATAGGAAATATTATTGGAAGTAATATTTTTAATATTTTATTTGTATTAGGGACAGCATCTCTAGTTGCTCCTCATGGTATTCCATTTGCATCGAATTTCTTATTAGATGGCTTGATTGCCATTGTAGCAATTGTTATGTTTATGATCTTTATTGGCAAAGATATGAAATTGAAAAAGTATGGTGCTTTTATAATGTTAATATCATATGTCTGTTATTTGGTATATATTTTGTAA